In the Drosophila biarmipes strain raj3 chromosome X, RU_DBia_V1.1, whole genome shotgun sequence genome, one interval contains:
- the LOC108033030 gene encoding probable small nuclear ribonucleoprotein G, whose protein sequence is MSKAHPPELKKYMDKRMMLKLNGGRAVTGILRGFDPFMNVVLDDTVEECKDNTKNNIGMVVIRGNSIVMVEALDRV, encoded by the exons ATGTCGAAGGCCCATCCCCCAGAGCTGAAAAA ATACATGGACAAGCGGATGATGCTGAAGCTGAACGGCGGACGCGCCGTGACCGGCATCTTGCGGGGATTCGACCCCTTCATGAACGTGGTGCTGGACGACACGGTGGAGGAGTGCAAGGACAACACGAAGAACAACATCGGAATGGTG GTGATCCGCGGCAACAGCATCGTCATGGTGGAGGCCCTGGACAGGGTCTAG
- the LOC108032999 gene encoding 40S ribosomal protein S19a: MPGVTVKDIDQHAVTKAVAVFLKKTGKLKVPDQMDIVKTAKFKELAPYDPDWFYVRCASILRHLYHRSPAGVGSITKIYGGRKRNGVHPSHFCRAADGAARKALQALEHARLVEKHPDGGRKLSSIGQRDLDRIANQIVVKQRDAAKQTGPLVISK, encoded by the exons ATGCCAGGCGTCACAGTGAAGGATATTGACCAGCACGCGGTTACCAAGGCGGTGGCCGTCTTCTTGAAGAA GACTGGCAAGTTGAAGGTGCCCGACCAGATGGACATCGTGAAGACCGCCAAATTCAAGGAGCTGGCGCCCTACGACCCCGACTGGTTCTACGTGCGCTGCGCCTCGATCCTGCGCCACCTATACCACCGCAGTCCCGCTGGTGTGGGCTCCATCACCAAGATCTACGGCGGACGCAAGCGCAACGGCGTCCACCCGTCGCACTTCTGCCGCGCCGCCGACGGTGCTGCCCGCAAGGCCCTGCAGGCTCTGGAGCACGCCCGTCTGGTCGAGAAGCACCCGGACGGCGGCCGCAAGCTGAGCTCCATCGGACAGCGGGATCTGGACCGGATCGCCAACCAGATCGTGGTCAAGCAGCGCGACGCCGCCAAGCAGACCGGTCCccttgttatttccaagtaa
- the LOC108033092 gene encoding rho-associated protein kinase 1 isoform X1 — protein sequence MPAGREPASSQRSMDVERRRRANTLEREMRDPTSICNVDCLLDTVSALVSDCDHESLRRLKNIEQYAAKYKPLAQQINQLRMNVEDFDFIKLIGAGAFGEVQLVRHKSSSQVYAMKRLSKFEMMKRPDSAFFWEERHIMAHANSEWIVQLHFAFQDAKYLYMVMDFMPGGDIVSLMGDYDIPEKWAIFYTMEVVLALDTIHNMGFVHRDVKPDNMLLDSYGHLKLADFGTCMRMGANGQVVSSNAVGTPDYISPEVLQSQGVDNEYGRECDWWSVGIFLYEMLFGETPFYADSLVGTYGKIMDHKNSLSFPPEVEISEQAKALIRAFLTDRTQRLGRYGIEDIKAHPFFRNDTWSFDNIRESVPPVVPELSSDDDTRNFEDIERDEKPEEVFPVPKGFDGNHLPFIGFTYTGDYQLLSSDTVDAESKEASAVNSGAASNNHGHGHNHRHRPSNSNELKRLEALLERERGRSEALEQQDAGLRQQIELITKREAELQRIASEYEKDLALRQHNYKVAMQKVEQEIELRKKTEALLVETQRNLENEQKTRARDLNINDKVVLLEKQLLEMEQSYKTETEQTQKLKKHNTELDFTVKSQEEKVRDMVDMIDTLQKHKEELGQENAELQALVVQEKNLRSQLKEMHKEAENKMQTLINDIERTLSREQKAQEDNRALLEKISDLEKAHAGLDFELKAAQGRYQQEVKAHQETEKSRLVSREEANLQEVKALQSKLNEEKSARIKADQHSQEKERQLSMLSVDYRQIQLRLQKLEGECRQESEKVAALQSQLDQEHSKRNALLSELSLHSSEVAHLRSRENQLQKELAAQREAKRRFEEDLTQLKGTHHEALANNRELQAQLEAEQCFSRLYKTQANENREESAERLAKIEDLEEERVSLKHQVQVAVARADSEALARSIAEETVADLEKEKTIKELELKDFVMKHRNEINAKEAALATLKEAEIELHKKLGQKGVECEDLVQQHKKQQEELALMRSSKDEEIAKLLDKCKNEVLLKQVAVNKLAEVMNRRDSDLPKQKNKARSTAELRKKEKEMRRLQQELSQERDKFNQLLLKHQDLQQLCAEEQQLKQKMVMEIDCKATEIEHLQSKLNETASLSSADNDPEDSQHSSLLSLTQDSVFEGWLSVPNKQNRRRGHGWKRQYVIVSSRKIIFYNSDIDKHNTTDAVLILDLSKVYHVRSVTQGDVIRADAKEIPRIFQLLYAGEGASHRPDEQSQLDVSVLHGNSNEERPGTIVHKGHEFVHITYHMPTACEVCPKPLWHMFKPPAAYECKRCRNKIHKEHVDKHDPLAPCKLNHDPRSARDMLLLAATPEEQSQWVARLLKRIQKSGYKANSSNNNSTDGSKISPSQSTRSSYKPYAVNVQRSATLPANSSLK from the exons ATGCCAGCTGGACGAGAACCCGCGAGCAGCCAGCGCAGCATGGACGTGGAACGAAGGCGCCG GGCGAACACGCTCGAGCGCGAGATGCGCGATCCGACCAGCATCTGCAATGTGGACTGCCTGCTGGACACGGTGTCGGCCCTGGTCAGCGATTGTGACCACGAGTCCCTGCGGCGGCTGAAGAACATCGAGCAGTATGCGGCCAAAT ACAAACCCCTGGCCCAGCAGATCAACCAGCTGCGCATGAACGTCGAGGACTTCGACTTCATCAAGCTCATCGGCGCCGGCGCCTTTGGAGAGGTGCAGCTGGTGCGGCACAAGTCCTCCAGCCAGGTGTACGCCATGAAGCGGCTGTCCAAGTTCGAGATGATGAAGCGCCCGGACTCGGCCTTCTTCTGGGAGGAGCGCCACATAATGGCGCACGCCAACTCCGAGTGGATCGTCCAGCTGCACTTTGCCTTCCAG GACGCCAAATACCTGTACATGGTGATGGACTTCATGCCCGGCGGCGACATTGTGTCGCTGATGGGCGACTACGACATACCGGAGAAGTGGGCCATCTTCTACACGATGGAGGTGGTCCTGGCCCTGGACACCATCCACAACATGGGCTTCGTGCACCGCGACGTCAAGCCGGACAACATGCTCCTCGACAGCTATGGCCACCTGAAGCTGGCCGACTTCGGCACCTGCATGCGCATGGGCGCCAACGGCCAGGTGGTGTCCAGCAATGCGGTGGGCACGCCGGACTACATCAGTCCGGAGGTGCTGCAGTCGCAGGGCGTGGACAACGAGTACGGGCGCGAGTGCGACTGGTGGTCGGTGGGCATCTTCCTCTACGAGATGCTCTTTGGCGAGACGCCCTTCTACGCGGACTCGCTGGTGGGCACCTACGGCAAGATCATGGACCACAAGAACTCGCTCAGTTTTCCGCCCGAGGTGGAGATCAGCGAGCAGGCCAAGGCCCTCATCCGCGCCTTCCTCACCGACCGAACGCAGCGTTTGGGTCGCTACGGCATCGAGGACATCAAGGCGCATCCGTTCTTCCGCAACGACACCTGGTCGTTCGACAACATTCGCGAGAGCGTGCCGCCCGTGGTGCCGGAACTCTCCTCCGACGATGATACGCGAAATTTCGAGGACATCGAGCGGGACGAGAAACCGGAGGAGGTGTTCCCCGTGCCCAAGGGCTTCGACGGCAACCACCTGCCCTTCATTGGCTTCACCTACACGGGCGACTATCAGCTGCTGTCCAGCGACACCGTGGACGCCGAGTCCAAGGAGGCCAGCGCCGTGAATAGCGGGGCGGCCAGTAATAACCATGGCCACGGGCACAACCACCGCCATCGGCCGTCGAACTCCAACGAGCTAAAGCGCCTGGAGGCGCTGCTAGAGCGGGAGCGCGGCCGGTCGGAGGCGCTGGAGCAGCAGGACGCCGGCCTGCGGCAGCAGATCGAGCTGATCACGAAGCGCGAGGCAGAGCTGCAGCGGATCGCCTCGGAGTACGAGAAGGATCTGGCCCTGCGCCAGCACAACTACAAGGTGGCCATGCAAAAGGTGGAGCAGGAGATCGAGCTGCGCAAGAAGACGGAGGCCCTGCTCGTGGAGACGCAGCGCAATCTGGAGAACGAGCAGAAGACGCGGGCCCGTGACCTGAACATCAACGACAAGGTGGTCTTGCTCGAAAAGCAGCTGCTGGAGATGGAGCAGAGCTACAAAACCGAGACGGAGCAAACGCAGAAGCTGAAGAAGCACAACACCGAGCTAGACTTCACGGTCAAGTCACAGGAGGAGAAGGTGCGCGACATGGTCGACATGATCGACACGCTCCAGAAGCACAAGGAGGAACTGGGTCAGGAGAACGCCGAGCTGCAGGCGCTGGTGGTGCAGGAAAAGAATTTGCGCTCGCAGCTCAAGGAGATGCACAAGGAGGCCGAGAACAAGATGCAGACGCTGATTAACGACATTGAGCGGACCCTCAGTCGCGAGCAAAAGGCCCAGGAGGACAATCGGGCGTTGCTGGAGAAGATTAGCGATCTGGAGAAGGCGCACGCAGGCCTTGATTTTGAGCTGAAGGCGGCCCAGGGCCGTTACCAGCAGGAGGTCAAGGCCCACCAGGAGACCGAGAAGTCCCGCCTCGTTTCCCGCGAGGAGGCCAATCTGCAGGAGGTCAAGGCGCTGCAGTCGAAGCTCAACGAGGAGAAGTCCGCCCGCATCAAGGCCGATCAGCATTCGCAGGAGAAGGAGCGCCAGCTGAGCATGCTGTCCGTGGACTATCGCCAAATCCAGCTGCGCCTCCAGAAGCTCGAGGGCGAGTGCCGCCAGGAGTCGGAGAAGGTGGCCGCCCTGCAGTCGCAGCTCGACCAGGAGCACAGTAAACGCAACGCCCTGCTGTCGGAGCTCAGTCTGCACAGCTCGGAGGTGGCCCACCTGCGTTCCCGCGAAAACCAGCTGCAAAAGGAGCTGGCCGCCCAGCGCGAGGCGAAGCGACGCTTCGAGGAGGACCTCACCCAGCTGAAGGGCACTCACCACGAGGCGCTAGCCAACAACCGCGAACTGCAGGCCCAGCTCGAGGCGGAGCAGTGCTTCTCGCGGCTGTATAAGACGCAGGCCAACGAGAACCGCGAGGAGAGCGCCGAGCGGCTGGCCAAGATCGAGGATCTCGAGGAGGAGCGCGTCTCACTCAAGCACCAGGTGCAGGTGGCCGTTGCCCGCGCGGACTCGGAAGCCTTGGCGCGCTCCATTGCCGAGGAGACGGTGGCCGATCTGGAGAAGGAGAAGACGATCAAGGAGCTAGAGCTGAAGGACTTCGTGATGAAGCACCGCAACGAGATCAACGCCAAGGAGGCGGCCCTAGCCACTCTGAAGGAGGCCGAGATCGAGCTGCACAAGAAGCTGGGCCAGAAGGGCGTCGAGTGCGAGGATCTCGTCCAGCAGCACAAgaagcagcaggaggagctggCGCTGATGAGGAGCAGCAAGGACGAGGAGATCGCCAAGCTGCTGGACAAGTGCAAGAACGAGGTCCTGCTCAAACAGGTGGCGGTCAACAAACTGGCCGAGGTGATGAACCGTCGCGACTCCGACCTGCCCA AACAAAAGAACAAGGCGCGCTCCACCGCCGAGCTGCgcaagaaggagaaggagatgCGCCGGCTGCAGCAGGAGCTGTCGCAGGAGCGTGACAAGTTCAaccagctgctgctgaagcACCAAGACCTGCAGCAGCTGTGTGCCGAGGAGCAACAGCTCAAGCAGAAGATGGTCATGGAGATCGACTGCAAGGCCACCGAGATCGAGCACCTGCAGAGCAAGCTGAACGAGACGGCGTCGCTCTCGTCGGCGGACAACGACCCGGAGGACAGCCAG CACTCCTCTCTGCTCTCCCTCACACAGGACTCGGTCTTCGAGGGCTGGCTGAGTGTGCCCAACAAGCAGAACCGGCGACGTGGCCACGGCTGGAAGCGCCAGTACGTCATCGTCTCGTCGCGCAAGATCATCTTCTACAACTCGGACATTGACAAGCACAACACCACGGACGCCGTGCTCATCCTGGACCTGAG CAAGGTGTACCACGTTCGTAGCGTCACTCAGGGCGATGTCATACGCGCCGATGCCAAAGAGATTCCGCGCATCTTCCAGCTGCTGTACGCCGGCGAGGGCGCCTCCCATCGCCCCGACGAGCAGAGCCAGCTGGATGTGAGCGTGCTGCACGGCAATAGCAACGAGGAGCGCCCGGGCACAATTGTGCACAAAG GTCACGAGTTCGTCCACATAACCTACCACATGCCCACGGCCTGCGAGGTGTGCCCGAAGCCCTTGTGGCACATGTTCAAGCCGCCGGCGGCTTACGAATGCAAGAG ATGCCGCAACAAGATACACAAGGAGCATGTGGACAAGCACGACCCGCTGGCGCCCTGCAAGCTGAACCACGACCCTCGCAGCGCTCGGGacatgctgctgctggccgccACGCCCGAGGAGCAGTCGCAGTGGGTGGCGCGCCTGCTGAAGCGTATCCAAAAGAGTGGATACAAGGCCAACTCgtccaacaacaacagcaccgACGGCAGCAAGATATCGCCCAG CCAATCGACGCGATCCTCCTACAAGCCGTATGCGGTAAATGTGCAACGCTCCGCCACGCTGCCAGCCAATTCGTCGCTGAAATGA
- the LOC108033092 gene encoding rho-associated protein kinase 1 isoform X2, producing MPAGREPASSQRSMDVERRRRANTLEREMRDPTSICNVDCLLDTVSALVSDCDHESLRRLKNIEQYAAKYKPLAQQINQLRMNVEDFDFIKLIGAGAFGEVQLVRHKSSSQVYAMKRLSKFEMMKRPDSAFFWEERHIMAHANSEWIVQLHFAFQDAKYLYMVMDFMPGGDIVSLMGDYDIPEKWAIFYTMEVVLALDTIHNMGFVHRDVKPDNMLLDSYGHLKLADFGTCMRMGANGQVVSSNAVGTPDYISPEVLQSQGVDNEYGRECDWWSVGIFLYEMLFGETPFYADSLVGTYGKIMDHKNSLSFPPEVEISEQAKALIRAFLTDRTQRLGRYGIEDIKAHPFFRNDTWSFDNIRESVPPVVPELSSDDDTRNFEDIERDEKPEEVFPVPKGFDGNHLPFIGFTYTGDYQLLSSDTVDAESKEASAVNSGAASNNHGHGHNHRHRPSNSNELKRLEALLERERGRSEALEQQDAGLRQQIELITKREAELQRIASEYEKDLALRQHNYKVAMQKVEQEIELRKKTEALLVETQRNLENEQKTRARDLNINDKVVLLEKQLLEMEQSYKTETEQTQKLKKHNTELDFTVKSQEEKVRDMVDMIDTLQKHKEELGQENAELQALVVQEKNLRSQLKEMHKEAENKMQTLINDIERTLSREQKAQEDNRALLEKISDLEKAHAGLDFELKAAQGRYQQEVKAHQETEKSRLVSREEANLQEVKALQSKLNEEKSARIKADQHSQEKERQLSMLSVDYRQIQLRLQKLEGECRQESEKVAALQSQLDQEHSKRNALLSELSLHSSEVAHLRSRENQLQKELAAQREAKRRFEEDLTQLKGTHHEALANNRELQAQLEAEQCFSRLYKTQANENREESAERLAKIEDLEEERVSLKHQVQVAVARADSEALARSIAEETVADLEKEKTIKELELKDFVMKHRNEINAKEAALATLKEAEIELHKKLGQKGVECEDLVQQHKKQQEELALMRSSKDEEIAKLLDKCKNEVLLKQVAVNKLAEVMNRRDSDLPKQKNKARSTAELRKKEKEMRRLQQELSQERDKFNQLLLKHQDLQQLCAEEQQLKQKMVMEIDCKATEIEHLQSKLNETASLSSADNDPEDSQDSVFEGWLSVPNKQNRRRGHGWKRQYVIVSSRKIIFYNSDIDKHNTTDAVLILDLSKVYHVRSVTQGDVIRADAKEIPRIFQLLYAGEGASHRPDEQSQLDVSVLHGNSNEERPGTIVHKGHEFVHITYHMPTACEVCPKPLWHMFKPPAAYECKRCRNKIHKEHVDKHDPLAPCKLNHDPRSARDMLLLAATPEEQSQWVARLLKRIQKSGYKANSSNNNSTDGSKISPSQSTRSSYKPYAVNVQRSATLPANSSLK from the exons ATGCCAGCTGGACGAGAACCCGCGAGCAGCCAGCGCAGCATGGACGTGGAACGAAGGCGCCG GGCGAACACGCTCGAGCGCGAGATGCGCGATCCGACCAGCATCTGCAATGTGGACTGCCTGCTGGACACGGTGTCGGCCCTGGTCAGCGATTGTGACCACGAGTCCCTGCGGCGGCTGAAGAACATCGAGCAGTATGCGGCCAAAT ACAAACCCCTGGCCCAGCAGATCAACCAGCTGCGCATGAACGTCGAGGACTTCGACTTCATCAAGCTCATCGGCGCCGGCGCCTTTGGAGAGGTGCAGCTGGTGCGGCACAAGTCCTCCAGCCAGGTGTACGCCATGAAGCGGCTGTCCAAGTTCGAGATGATGAAGCGCCCGGACTCGGCCTTCTTCTGGGAGGAGCGCCACATAATGGCGCACGCCAACTCCGAGTGGATCGTCCAGCTGCACTTTGCCTTCCAG GACGCCAAATACCTGTACATGGTGATGGACTTCATGCCCGGCGGCGACATTGTGTCGCTGATGGGCGACTACGACATACCGGAGAAGTGGGCCATCTTCTACACGATGGAGGTGGTCCTGGCCCTGGACACCATCCACAACATGGGCTTCGTGCACCGCGACGTCAAGCCGGACAACATGCTCCTCGACAGCTATGGCCACCTGAAGCTGGCCGACTTCGGCACCTGCATGCGCATGGGCGCCAACGGCCAGGTGGTGTCCAGCAATGCGGTGGGCACGCCGGACTACATCAGTCCGGAGGTGCTGCAGTCGCAGGGCGTGGACAACGAGTACGGGCGCGAGTGCGACTGGTGGTCGGTGGGCATCTTCCTCTACGAGATGCTCTTTGGCGAGACGCCCTTCTACGCGGACTCGCTGGTGGGCACCTACGGCAAGATCATGGACCACAAGAACTCGCTCAGTTTTCCGCCCGAGGTGGAGATCAGCGAGCAGGCCAAGGCCCTCATCCGCGCCTTCCTCACCGACCGAACGCAGCGTTTGGGTCGCTACGGCATCGAGGACATCAAGGCGCATCCGTTCTTCCGCAACGACACCTGGTCGTTCGACAACATTCGCGAGAGCGTGCCGCCCGTGGTGCCGGAACTCTCCTCCGACGATGATACGCGAAATTTCGAGGACATCGAGCGGGACGAGAAACCGGAGGAGGTGTTCCCCGTGCCCAAGGGCTTCGACGGCAACCACCTGCCCTTCATTGGCTTCACCTACACGGGCGACTATCAGCTGCTGTCCAGCGACACCGTGGACGCCGAGTCCAAGGAGGCCAGCGCCGTGAATAGCGGGGCGGCCAGTAATAACCATGGCCACGGGCACAACCACCGCCATCGGCCGTCGAACTCCAACGAGCTAAAGCGCCTGGAGGCGCTGCTAGAGCGGGAGCGCGGCCGGTCGGAGGCGCTGGAGCAGCAGGACGCCGGCCTGCGGCAGCAGATCGAGCTGATCACGAAGCGCGAGGCAGAGCTGCAGCGGATCGCCTCGGAGTACGAGAAGGATCTGGCCCTGCGCCAGCACAACTACAAGGTGGCCATGCAAAAGGTGGAGCAGGAGATCGAGCTGCGCAAGAAGACGGAGGCCCTGCTCGTGGAGACGCAGCGCAATCTGGAGAACGAGCAGAAGACGCGGGCCCGTGACCTGAACATCAACGACAAGGTGGTCTTGCTCGAAAAGCAGCTGCTGGAGATGGAGCAGAGCTACAAAACCGAGACGGAGCAAACGCAGAAGCTGAAGAAGCACAACACCGAGCTAGACTTCACGGTCAAGTCACAGGAGGAGAAGGTGCGCGACATGGTCGACATGATCGACACGCTCCAGAAGCACAAGGAGGAACTGGGTCAGGAGAACGCCGAGCTGCAGGCGCTGGTGGTGCAGGAAAAGAATTTGCGCTCGCAGCTCAAGGAGATGCACAAGGAGGCCGAGAACAAGATGCAGACGCTGATTAACGACATTGAGCGGACCCTCAGTCGCGAGCAAAAGGCCCAGGAGGACAATCGGGCGTTGCTGGAGAAGATTAGCGATCTGGAGAAGGCGCACGCAGGCCTTGATTTTGAGCTGAAGGCGGCCCAGGGCCGTTACCAGCAGGAGGTCAAGGCCCACCAGGAGACCGAGAAGTCCCGCCTCGTTTCCCGCGAGGAGGCCAATCTGCAGGAGGTCAAGGCGCTGCAGTCGAAGCTCAACGAGGAGAAGTCCGCCCGCATCAAGGCCGATCAGCATTCGCAGGAGAAGGAGCGCCAGCTGAGCATGCTGTCCGTGGACTATCGCCAAATCCAGCTGCGCCTCCAGAAGCTCGAGGGCGAGTGCCGCCAGGAGTCGGAGAAGGTGGCCGCCCTGCAGTCGCAGCTCGACCAGGAGCACAGTAAACGCAACGCCCTGCTGTCGGAGCTCAGTCTGCACAGCTCGGAGGTGGCCCACCTGCGTTCCCGCGAAAACCAGCTGCAAAAGGAGCTGGCCGCCCAGCGCGAGGCGAAGCGACGCTTCGAGGAGGACCTCACCCAGCTGAAGGGCACTCACCACGAGGCGCTAGCCAACAACCGCGAACTGCAGGCCCAGCTCGAGGCGGAGCAGTGCTTCTCGCGGCTGTATAAGACGCAGGCCAACGAGAACCGCGAGGAGAGCGCCGAGCGGCTGGCCAAGATCGAGGATCTCGAGGAGGAGCGCGTCTCACTCAAGCACCAGGTGCAGGTGGCCGTTGCCCGCGCGGACTCGGAAGCCTTGGCGCGCTCCATTGCCGAGGAGACGGTGGCCGATCTGGAGAAGGAGAAGACGATCAAGGAGCTAGAGCTGAAGGACTTCGTGATGAAGCACCGCAACGAGATCAACGCCAAGGAGGCGGCCCTAGCCACTCTGAAGGAGGCCGAGATCGAGCTGCACAAGAAGCTGGGCCAGAAGGGCGTCGAGTGCGAGGATCTCGTCCAGCAGCACAAgaagcagcaggaggagctggCGCTGATGAGGAGCAGCAAGGACGAGGAGATCGCCAAGCTGCTGGACAAGTGCAAGAACGAGGTCCTGCTCAAACAGGTGGCGGTCAACAAACTGGCCGAGGTGATGAACCGTCGCGACTCCGACCTGCCCA AACAAAAGAACAAGGCGCGCTCCACCGCCGAGCTGCgcaagaaggagaaggagatgCGCCGGCTGCAGCAGGAGCTGTCGCAGGAGCGTGACAAGTTCAaccagctgctgctgaagcACCAAGACCTGCAGCAGCTGTGTGCCGAGGAGCAACAGCTCAAGCAGAAGATGGTCATGGAGATCGACTGCAAGGCCACCGAGATCGAGCACCTGCAGAGCAAGCTGAACGAGACGGCGTCGCTCTCGTCGGCGGACAACGACCCGGAGGACAGCCAG GACTCGGTCTTCGAGGGCTGGCTGAGTGTGCCCAACAAGCAGAACCGGCGACGTGGCCACGGCTGGAAGCGCCAGTACGTCATCGTCTCGTCGCGCAAGATCATCTTCTACAACTCGGACATTGACAAGCACAACACCACGGACGCCGTGCTCATCCTGGACCTGAG CAAGGTGTACCACGTTCGTAGCGTCACTCAGGGCGATGTCATACGCGCCGATGCCAAAGAGATTCCGCGCATCTTCCAGCTGCTGTACGCCGGCGAGGGCGCCTCCCATCGCCCCGACGAGCAGAGCCAGCTGGATGTGAGCGTGCTGCACGGCAATAGCAACGAGGAGCGCCCGGGCACAATTGTGCACAAAG GTCACGAGTTCGTCCACATAACCTACCACATGCCCACGGCCTGCGAGGTGTGCCCGAAGCCCTTGTGGCACATGTTCAAGCCGCCGGCGGCTTACGAATGCAAGAG ATGCCGCAACAAGATACACAAGGAGCATGTGGACAAGCACGACCCGCTGGCGCCCTGCAAGCTGAACCACGACCCTCGCAGCGCTCGGGacatgctgctgctggccgccACGCCCGAGGAGCAGTCGCAGTGGGTGGCGCGCCTGCTGAAGCGTATCCAAAAGAGTGGATACAAGGCCAACTCgtccaacaacaacagcaccgACGGCAGCAAGATATCGCCCAG CCAATCGACGCGATCCTCCTACAAGCCGTATGCGGTAAATGTGCAACGCTCCGCCACGCTGCCAGCCAATTCGTCGCTGAAATGA
- the LOC108033158 gene encoding probable G-protein coupled receptor Mth-like 1 has product MDSPPGKAGLLTGAILLLLMGSRSLCWAIEESSPAPAAAPAAAPAARPSPPPTVKLNKCCHSGEYLNETSGACIAGSEAQWLPLVYLVQQQRFFEPRGASPRFLKFLPNSRPSCRRDQTTELFRSRGGNVMLFPNGTLYVRERGLLVQPADYCVDWELAVVCLNSPPADALEALTAAQKDAPASLRLSKCCGRWGSYNTQRQNCELQSNGQKPTDRLLRLSPQLAEGSYMTSYGLPVCARSGGYSIAGDWRDAKLDRSTGGLQLPHKNLSAEQYCLEHTEREGEVKIIACQHLFRADGGEGSLEGSTGDVVEAVSGQNLQKAVLTGGILVSIVFLTATLVAGFLLPTAHHALHWRCQICYVSCLLLGKILLAIEELSSSLQPGSAACHTLAIMMQFCFLAAFFWLNTMCFNIWWTFRDFRPSSLERNQEALRRYLYSLYAWGGPMLITFAAACVDQLPETTLLKPGFGQLYCWFDNRNLSIFAYFYGPIGLLLCANIALFVSTTHQLTCGLWKREDVKSSSEKSALGRVCLKLVVVMGVTWIADILSWLVGGPHGVWFFTDLINALQGVFIFIVVGCQPQVWTACRRIFCPRLRHDITNTTNGVQHSSSSQGLPSMAGGTEITQNTTMPSSPAADSGLEEDGGPEKAPIPAGPAPIVKMETVC; this is encoded by the coding sequence ATGGATAGCCCGCCCGGGAAGGCTGGCCTGCTCACGGGCGccatcctgctgctgctgatgggcTCCCGCTCGCTGTGCTGGGCCATCGAGGAATcctctccagctccagctgccGCGCCAGCTGCCGCGCCAGCTGCCCGCCCATCGCCGCCGCCCACGGTGAAGCTCAACAAGTGCTGCCACTCGGGGGAGTACCTCAACGAGACGAGCGGCGCCTGCATCGCCGGCAGCGAAGCCCAGTGGCTGCCCCTGGTCTACctggtgcagcagcagcgcttCTTCGAGCCGCGCGGCGCCAGTCCGCGCTTCCTCAAGTTCCTGCCAAACAGCAGGCCCTCCTGCCGCCGCGACCAGACCACGGAGCTCTTCCGCAGCCGCGGCGGCAACGTGATGCTCTTCCCCAATGGCACTCTGTACGTGAGGGAGCGCGGTCTCCTCGTCCAGCCGGCGGACTACTGCGTCGACTGGGAGTTGGCCGTGGTGTGCCTGAACAGTCCGCCGGCCGACGCCCTAGAGGCTCTCACGGCCGCGCAGAAGGATGCTCCGGCTAGCCTGCGCCTCAGCAAGTGCTGCGGCCGCTGGGGCAGCTACAACACTCAGCGGCAGAACTGCGAACTGCAGTCCAACGGCCAAAAGCCCACCGACAGACTGCTCCGACTCTCGCCGCAGCTGGCCGAGGGCAGCTACATGACCAGCTACGGCCTGCCCGTCTGCGCCCGCTCCGGGGGCTACTCCATAGCCGGCGATTGGCGGGACGCCAAGCTGGACCGGTCCACCGGTGGCCTCCAGTTGCCGCACAAGAACCTCAGCGCCGAGCAGTACTGCCTGGAGCACACGGAGCGCGAGGGCGAGGTCAAGATCATAGCCTGCCAGCATTTGTTCAGGGCCGACGGTGGAGAGGGCTCTCTGGAGGGATCCACCGGAGACGTCGTCGAGGCTGTCAGTGGCCAGAACCTGCAGAAGGCCGTCCTGACCGGGGGTATACTCGTGTCCATTGTCTTCTTGACCGCCACTTTGGTGGCCGGCTTCCTGCTGCCCACCGCACACCACGCCCTGCACTGGCGCTGCCAAATCTGCTATGTCTCCTGCCTGCTGCTCGGCAAGATCCTGCTGGCCATCGAGGAGCTGAGCTCCTCGCTGCAGCCGGGCAGCGCGGCCTGCCACACGCTGGCCATCATGATGCAGTTCTGCTTCCTGGCCGCCTTCTTCTGGCTGAACACCATGTGCTTCAACATCTGGTGGACCTTCCGGGACTTTCGGCCCAGCTCGCTGGAGCGCAACCAGGAGGCGCTGCGCCGGTACCTGTACTCCCTGTACGCCTGGGGCGGACCCATGCTCATCACCTTCGCGGCCGCCTGCGTGGACCAGCTGCCGGAGACGACGCTGCTCAAGCCGGGCTTTGGCCAGCTGTACTGCTGGTTCGACAATCGCAACCTCTCGATCTTCGCCTACTTCTACGGACCCATTGGCCTGCTGCTGTGCGCCAACATAGCGCTCTTCGTGTCCACCACCCACCAGCTGACCTGCGGCCTGTGGAAGCGGGAGGATGTGAAGTCCTCCTCGGAGAAATCGGCGCTGGGCAGGGTGTGCCTGAAGCTGGTGGTCGTCATGGGCGTCACCTGGATAGCGGACATCCTGTCCTGGCTGGTGGGCGGCCCCCACGGCGTGTGGTTCTTCACCGACCTGATCAACGCCCTGCAGGGCGTGTTCATCTTCATCGTGGTGGGCTGCCAGCCGCAAGTGTGGACCGCCTGCCGCAGGATCTTCTGCCCGAGGTTGCGCCACGACATCACCAACACGACGAACGGAGTGCAGCACTCGAGCAGCTCGCAGGGCTTGCCCTCGATGGCCGGCGGCACGGAGATCACCCAGAACACCACCATGCCCAGCAGTCCGGCGGCGGACAGTGGCCTGGAGGAGGACGGTGGCCCGGAGAAGGCGCCAATCCCCGCCGGGCCCGCGCCCATCGTCAAAATGGAGACTGTTTGCTAA